The following are encoded in a window of Oreochromis aureus strain Israel breed Guangdong linkage group 10, ZZ_aureus, whole genome shotgun sequence genomic DNA:
- the LOC120442377 gene encoding uncharacterized protein LOC120442377 has product MNSEVQSLLKSRNTAFKSGDRAAYRAARVDLSRGIRKAKAAYRRKIEDHFADNDPRKMWQGINHITNYRSNNQATSRIDGSLAEDLNHFFARFETTRPSAVTPLPPAPSTGTLTLREHQVRCVLRSVNPRKAAGPDGIHGKVLRACADELTGVFTKIFNLSLSLNTVPPCLKTSTIIPIAKKTAVVSPNDYRPVALTPVVMKCFERLVCQHIRAGLPPTLDPHQFAYRTNRSTEDAITIALHTALSPGAPRKLCENALPGLQLSI; this is encoded by the exons atgaatAGCGAAGTGCAATCCCTCCTAAAAAGCCGCAACACTGCCTTCAAGTCAGGGGACAGGGCTGCGTACAGGGCGGCCAGGGTAGACCTAAGTAGAGGCATCAGGAAAGCTAAGGCTGCCTATAGGAGAAAGATTGAAGATCACTTTGCTGACAACGACCCCAGAAaaatgtggcaggggatcaatCACATTACCAACTACAGAAGCAATAACCAGGCGACATCTAGGATTGATGGCTCGCTGGCTGAGGATCTAAATcatttcttcgcccgctttgagacGACTAGGCCctcagctgtcacaccactTCCACCCGCCCCCAGCACCGGCACACTAACACTTAGGGAGCATCAAGTGAGGTGTGTTCTAAGGTCAGTGAATCCCAGGAAGGCGGCAGGTCCTGATGGAATACATGGAAAGGTTCTCAGAGCATGTGCTGACGAACTGACCGGAGTCTTCActaaaatcttcaacctttccttgtcattaaacaccgtcccgccctgcctcaaaacctccaccatcatccccatcGCCAAGAAGACAGCTGTGGTCAGCCCAAATGATTACAGGCCTGTTGCACTTACgcctgtagtgatgaagtgctttgagagactggt ctgtcagcacatcagggccggtctgcctcccactttggacccccaccaatttgcctacAGGACAAATCGATCCACCGAGGACGCTATCACCATAGCGCTCCACACTGCGCTGTCACCTGGAGCACCGAGgaagctatgtgagaatgctcttcctggacttcagctcagcatttaa